Proteins co-encoded in one Salvia splendens isolate huo1 chromosome 4, SspV2, whole genome shotgun sequence genomic window:
- the LOC121801526 gene encoding carboxyl-terminal-processing peptidase 2, chloroplastic-like, whose protein sequence is MEVILGSSAAPSFAVGYSRRNPTAYSSEVLLLNYYPVKNSGSWYLKSKEQNSTICFSSQSPDQNNAFKNFPRSFWWPNKRLALHCSFFGLKAECIPRLRKISISLQKEVKRVETPNNVIPSFSLHLIAGVMLFMTLGVTVTKTPSWALTEENLLFLEAWRAVDRAYVDKTFNGQSWFRYRENALRTEPMNTREETYAAIRKMVATLDDPFTRFLEPKKFKSLRSGTRSTLTGVGLSIGYPKKDTSDSGLVVISAAPGGPAFKAGVLSGDFILAIDDTSTESMEIYDAAERLQGPEGSKVELAVRHGSETRHLSLIREKVLLNPVKSRVCRPAGLGEDGPLVGYIKLTSFTQNASGAVREAIETMRGNNVNSFILDLRDNSGGLFPEGVEIAKIWLDKGVIVYICDSQGVRDIYETDGSNATAASEPLVVLVNKGTASASEILAGALKDNKRAVLIGEPTYGKGKIQSVFELSDGSGLAITVARYETPAHIDIDKVGIIPDRTLPVSFPKDEDSFCGCLQDPASACYLNKVELFSR, encoded by the exons ATGGAAGTGATCTTGGGAAGCTCCGCCGCTCCATCTTTTGCCGTCGGCTATTCTCGCAGAAATCCCACTGCTTACTCTTCCGAG GTGCTTCTCTTGAACTATTATCCTGTAAAGAATAGTGGAAGCTGGTATTTGAAGAGTAAAGAGCAAAATTCTACAATTTGTTTCTCATCTCAGTCTCCTGATCAAAACAACGCATTCAAGAATTTCCCCCGGTCGTTTTGGTGGCCCAATAAGAGACTTGCACTACATTGCAGTTTCTTTGGCCTCAAGGCTGAATGCATTCCCAGGCTCAGGAAAATTTCCATCAGCCTACAGAAAGAAGTGAAACGCGTAGAAACCCCTAACAATGTCATTCCTTcgttttctctccatcttatAGCTGGAGTGATGCTTTTCATGACATTAGGTGTCACAGTCACCAAAACTCCGTCAT GGGCCCTTACTGAAGAAAATCTTCTATTTTTGGAAGCATGGAGAGCAGTAGACCGTGCTTATGTCGATAAGACTTTCAATGGGCAGAGTTGGTTTAGGTATAGAGAAAACGCACTGCGCACTGAACCTATGAACACAAGAGAAGAGACTT ATGCTGCTATAAGGAAGATGGTCGCTACTCTAGATGACCCTTTTACTAGGTTCTTGGAGCCTAAAAAGTTTAAGAGTCTGCGG TCAGGAACACGGAGTACTCTTACTGGAGTTGGTCTATCTATAGGGTACCCTAAGAAAGATACATCGGATTCTGGACTGGTGGTTATTTCAGCTGCTCCAGGAGGTCCTGCTTTCAAGGCTGGAGTTTTATCGGGGGATTTTATTCTTGCAATAGATGATACTAGTACAGAAAGCATGGAAATATATGACGCTGCTGAGCGCTTGCA GGGACCAGAAGGAAGTAAAGTGGAGTTAGCTGTACGCCATGGTTCTGAGACAAGGCACCTATCGTTAAT ACGAGAGAAAGTTTTATTAAATCCAGTGAAGTCCCGAGTATGCAGACCTGCTGGTTTGGGAGAGGATGGTCCTCTGGTTGGATATAtaaaacttacatcattcacccaAAATGCTTCTG GTGCTGTAAGGGAAGCAATTGAAACAATGAGGGGGAACAATGTAAATTCATTCATACTGGACCTCCGTGATAATAG TGGCGGCCTGTTTCCTGAAGGAGTAGAAATTGCTAAAATCTG GTTGGACAAAGGTGTGATCGTATACATCTGTGACAGTCAAGGAGTTAGAGATATATACGAGACAGATGGAAGCAATGCGACAGCAGCCTCAGAACCCCTAGTTGTGCTG GTCAACAAAGGAACTGCGAGTGCAAGTGAAATTCTAGCTGGTGCTCTCAAGGACAACAAGCGCGCCGTCCTCATTGGAGAACCTACATATGGAAAAGG TAAAATTCAGTCAGTTTTTGAGCTCTCTGATGGTTCTGGCTTGGCTATAACTGTTGCCCGTTACGAAACACCTGCCCACATCGACATTGATAAg GTTGGGATAATTCCAGACCGGACCCTACCTGTTTCATTTCCTAAAGACGAAGATAGTTTCTGCGGCTGCCTTCAAGATCCTGCATCTGCTTGCTACTTAAACAAGGTCGAGCTATTCTCTAGATGA
- the LOC121799736 gene encoding ammonium transporter 1 member 1-like has protein sequence MSCSADLLAPLFGHNATNAAAAAQYICGQFDAVADRFTDTGFAIDTTYLLFSAYLVFSMQLGFAMLCAGSVRAKNTMNIMLTNVLDAAAGGLFYYLFGFAFAFGSPSNGFIGRHFFGLKDVPTSSFDYSNFLYQWAFAIAAAGITSGSIAERTQFVAYLIYSSFLTGFVYPVVSHWFWSGDGWASAFNTGNLLFGSGVIDFAGSGVVHMVGGIAGLWGALIEGPRIGRFDHTGRAIALRGHSASLVVLGTFLLWFGWYGFNPGSFNKILVPYVAKSYYGQWSAVGRTAVTTTLAGCTAALTTLFGKRILSGHWNVTDVCNGLLGGFAAITAGCSVVEPWAAVVCGFVAALVLIGCNRLAEKVKFDDPLEAAQLHGGCGTWGVIFTSLFASEKYVNEVYPGKPGRPYGLFMGGGGRLLAAHVIQILVVVGWVSATMGPLFYILHRLKLLRISKDDELAGMDMTRHGGFAYVYEDDSHKHGIPMRKVEPSPNQI, from the coding sequence ATGAGCTGCTCCGCCGATCTGCTGGCGCCGCTCTTCGGCCACAACGCGACgaacgccgccgccgccgcccagTACATCTGCGGGCAGTTCGACGCCGTCGCCGACCGCTTCACCGACACCGGATTCGCCATCGACACCACCTACCTCCTCTTCTCCGCCTACCTAGTCTTCTCCATGCAGCTCGGCTTCGCCATGCTCTGCGCCGGCTCCGTCCGCGCCAAGAACACCATGAACATCATGCTCACCAACGTCCTCGACGCCGCCGCCGGCGGCCTCTTCTACTACCTCTTCGGCTTCGCCTTCGCCTTCGGCTCCCCCTCCAACGGCTTCATCGGCCGCCACTTCTTCGGCCTCAAAGACGTCCCCACCTCCTCCTTCGACTACAGCAACTTCCTCTACCAGTGGGCCTTCGCCATCGCCGCCGCCGGCATCACCTCCGGATCCATCGCAGAGCGCACCCAGTTCGTCGCTTACCTAATCTACTCCTCCTTCCTCACCGGGTTCGTCTACCCCGTCGTATCGCACTGGTTCTGGTCTGGTGACGGCTGGGCCAGCGCTTTTAATACGGGTAATTTATTATTCGGATCCGGCGTCATCGACTTTGCCGGGTCGGGCGTGGTCCACATGGTCGGCGGCATCGCCGGCCTCTGGGGCGCCCTCATAGAAGGCCCCAGAATCGGCCGCTTTGACCACACAGGCCGCGCTATAGCCCTCCGCGGCCACAGCGCATCGCTAGTGGTTTTAGGGACATTTCTCTTATGGTTCGGGTGGTACGGCTTCAACCCCGGGTCATTTAATAAAATCCTGGTCCCTTACGTGGCAAAGAGCTACTACGGGCAGTGGTCCGCCGTGGGGAGGACGGCGGTGACCACCACTCTCGCCGGCTGCACGGCGGCGCTGACGACTCTATTCGGGAAGAGGATCCTCTCCGGGCACTGGAACGTGACGGACGTCTGCAACGGGCTGTTGGGCGGGTTCGCGGCGATCACGGCGGGGTGCTCGGTGGTGGAGCCGTGGGCGGCGGTGGTGTGCGGGTTCGTGGCGGCGCTGGTGCTGATCGGGTGCAACAGGCTGGCGGAGAAGGTCAAGTTCGACGACCCTCTGGAGGCCGCGCAGCTGCACGGGGGGTGCGGGACGTGGGGGGTGATATTCACGTCGCTGTTCGCCTCGGAGAAGTATGTGAACGAGGTGTACCCGGGGAAGCCGGGACGGCCGTACGGGCTGTTTATGGGAGGCGGGGGGCGCCTGCTGGCGGCGCATGTGATCCAGATTCTGGTGGTGGTCGGGTGGGTCAGCGCCACCATGGGTCCGCTTTTCTACATATTGCATAGGCTGAAGCTGCTTCGGATCTcaaaggatgatgagctggCGGGTATGGATATGACCCGGCATGGTGGTTTTGCTTATGTCTATGAGGATGACTCGCATAAACATGGGATTCCTATGAGGAAAGTTGAGCCATCTCCAAATCAAATTTAg
- the LOC121799735 gene encoding UPF0481 protein At3g47200-like isoform X1, translating to MSCCRFYSSNSPQNQEMKSDQAGVNVDNKESKAHMIEILISSFDQKLEKLSVDPSYSYAACIYRVSEKLRKANEGAYTPRLVSIGPLHHNQPQLQGMEVSKLKFMNSFLSRFGIGMHTLVKFAAKEESFVRGCYEGQIDLTVKQLTEVILLDGIFIVELFLQNYFSQLREKSETIFENQWMHNNLLHDMMLIENQLPIRIMKSLMDFVDLSFLNEGTVLTIYDLALSFFKNVGNTHKVALTARCYNARHFVEFLLSLHAPPVRSLHAPPVRSRDTEKPRKKTAPARKFEYTRTATELQEAGVRFRGGKADCLLEVSFFLPGDGNGGCLFEVLCERGGELTIPKLRVDELTETFFRNLVAFEQLGHFGYFSKYITSYVILMDSFIDTPGDVDLLVYHDIIDNKLGDSQQVANLFNNLHKVVVTEANDFYFAELCIDLNEYRKDWLHQWKARWFRSKVMLRKNYFSNPWSFLSLAAATVLLILTVIQTVCSILQVQ from the exons ATGAG TTGTTGTCGTTTCTACAGTTCTAACAGTCCCCAAAACCAAGAGATGAAATCTGATCAGGCTGGGGTCAATGTTGACAATAAAGAATCAAAAGCTCATATGATTGAAATCTTAATATCTTCATTTGATCAAAAACTAGAGAAGTTGTCAGTAGATCCTTCATACTCGTATGCAGCATGTATCTATAGAGTTTCTGAGAAGCTACGGAAAGCAAATGAAGGAGCCTACACTCCTCGATTAGTGTCAATTGGTCCACTTCATCATAATCAACCCCAACTTCAAGGTATGGAAGTTTCCAAATTGAAATTCATGAATAGTTTCTTGAGCCGATTTGGAATTGGGATGCATACCTTAGTCAAATTTGCAGCAAAGGAAGAAAGTTTTGTTCGTGGGTGTTATGAGGGTCAAATTGACCTTACTGTTAAGCAACTTACAGAAGTGATTCTCTTGGACGGGATATTCATCGTTGAACTTTTCCTACAAAACTATTTTTCACAGCTGAGAGAGAAAAGCGAGACAATATTTGAAAATCAGTGGATGCACAATAATTTGTTGCATGATATGATGTTGATAGAAAATCAGCTACCTATAAGAATAATGAAGAGCCTGATGGATTTTGTGGATCTTTCGTTCTTGAACGAGGGCACCGTGCTCACCATCTATGATCTTGCTCTCAGTTTCTTCAAGAATGTTGGTAATACGCACAAGGTTGCATTGACAGCACGGTGTTACAATGCTAGGCATTTTGTTGAGTTTCTTTTGTCTCTTCATGCTCCACCAGTGCGTTCTCTTCATGCTCCACCAGTGCGTTCTCGTGATACAGAAAAGCCGAGAAAAAAAACAGCTCCAGCTAGAAAGTTTGAATATACTCGCACTGCAACAGAGTTACAAGAAGCTGGAGTCAGGTTCCGTGGTGGGAAAGCAGATTGTTTGCTTGAGGTTTCCTTTTTTCTACCAGGAGATGGAAATGGAGGTTGCTTGTTTGAGGTTCTGTGTGAACGAGGAGGTGAGCTGACGATCCCCAAATTGAGAGTTGATGAATTAACTGAGACATTCTTCCGGAATCTTGTAGCCTTTGAGCAGCTAGGCCATTTCGGGTACTTTTCCAAATATATTACAAGTTACGTCATACTCATGGATAGCTTCATAGACACACCGGGTGATGTTGATCTACTTGTGTATCATGACATTATCGACAATAAGTTAGGGGACAGCCAACAAGTAGCCAACCTGTTTAACAATCTTCACAAGGTAGTTGTGACTGAAGCAAACGACTTCTATTTTGCTGAGCTCTGTATTGATTTGAACGAGTACCGTAAGGATTGGCTTCACCAGTGGAAAGCCAGGTGGTTTAGATCAAAAGTGATGCTGAGAAAGAATTATTTCAGCAACCCTTGGTCCTTCTTGTCCCTTGCCGCTGCTACCGTGTTGCTCATTCTTACAGTGATACAAACAGTCTGTTCAATTCTGCAG GTTCAATGA
- the LOC121799735 gene encoding UPF0481 protein At3g47200-like isoform X2, with protein sequence MSSNSPQNQEMKSDQAGVNVDNKESKAHMIEILISSFDQKLEKLSVDPSYSYAACIYRVSEKLRKANEGAYTPRLVSIGPLHHNQPQLQGMEVSKLKFMNSFLSRFGIGMHTLVKFAAKEESFVRGCYEGQIDLTVKQLTEVILLDGIFIVELFLQNYFSQLREKSETIFENQWMHNNLLHDMMLIENQLPIRIMKSLMDFVDLSFLNEGTVLTIYDLALSFFKNVGNTHKVALTARCYNARHFVEFLLSLHAPPVRSLHAPPVRSRDTEKPRKKTAPARKFEYTRTATELQEAGVRFRGGKADCLLEVSFFLPGDGNGGCLFEVLCERGGELTIPKLRVDELTETFFRNLVAFEQLGHFGYFSKYITSYVILMDSFIDTPGDVDLLVYHDIIDNKLGDSQQVANLFNNLHKVVVTEANDFYFAELCIDLNEYRKDWLHQWKARWFRSKVMLRKNYFSNPWSFLSLAAATVLLILTVIQTVCSILQVQ encoded by the exons ATGAG TTCTAACAGTCCCCAAAACCAAGAGATGAAATCTGATCAGGCTGGGGTCAATGTTGACAATAAAGAATCAAAAGCTCATATGATTGAAATCTTAATATCTTCATTTGATCAAAAACTAGAGAAGTTGTCAGTAGATCCTTCATACTCGTATGCAGCATGTATCTATAGAGTTTCTGAGAAGCTACGGAAAGCAAATGAAGGAGCCTACACTCCTCGATTAGTGTCAATTGGTCCACTTCATCATAATCAACCCCAACTTCAAGGTATGGAAGTTTCCAAATTGAAATTCATGAATAGTTTCTTGAGCCGATTTGGAATTGGGATGCATACCTTAGTCAAATTTGCAGCAAAGGAAGAAAGTTTTGTTCGTGGGTGTTATGAGGGTCAAATTGACCTTACTGTTAAGCAACTTACAGAAGTGATTCTCTTGGACGGGATATTCATCGTTGAACTTTTCCTACAAAACTATTTTTCACAGCTGAGAGAGAAAAGCGAGACAATATTTGAAAATCAGTGGATGCACAATAATTTGTTGCATGATATGATGTTGATAGAAAATCAGCTACCTATAAGAATAATGAAGAGCCTGATGGATTTTGTGGATCTTTCGTTCTTGAACGAGGGCACCGTGCTCACCATCTATGATCTTGCTCTCAGTTTCTTCAAGAATGTTGGTAATACGCACAAGGTTGCATTGACAGCACGGTGTTACAATGCTAGGCATTTTGTTGAGTTTCTTTTGTCTCTTCATGCTCCACCAGTGCGTTCTCTTCATGCTCCACCAGTGCGTTCTCGTGATACAGAAAAGCCGAGAAAAAAAACAGCTCCAGCTAGAAAGTTTGAATATACTCGCACTGCAACAGAGTTACAAGAAGCTGGAGTCAGGTTCCGTGGTGGGAAAGCAGATTGTTTGCTTGAGGTTTCCTTTTTTCTACCAGGAGATGGAAATGGAGGTTGCTTGTTTGAGGTTCTGTGTGAACGAGGAGGTGAGCTGACGATCCCCAAATTGAGAGTTGATGAATTAACTGAGACATTCTTCCGGAATCTTGTAGCCTTTGAGCAGCTAGGCCATTTCGGGTACTTTTCCAAATATATTACAAGTTACGTCATACTCATGGATAGCTTCATAGACACACCGGGTGATGTTGATCTACTTGTGTATCATGACATTATCGACAATAAGTTAGGGGACAGCCAACAAGTAGCCAACCTGTTTAACAATCTTCACAAGGTAGTTGTGACTGAAGCAAACGACTTCTATTTTGCTGAGCTCTGTATTGATTTGAACGAGTACCGTAAGGATTGGCTTCACCAGTGGAAAGCCAGGTGGTTTAGATCAAAAGTGATGCTGAGAAAGAATTATTTCAGCAACCCTTGGTCCTTCTTGTCCCTTGCCGCTGCTACCGTGTTGCTCATTCTTACAGTGATACAAACAGTCTGTTCAATTCTGCAG GTTCAATGA